TAATTGTTTTACCATTACTCAAAAAAACTTTTATTCGTTGGTAAATATATAATTACATAAAAGCTCAGTATCCAGAGGAGTATGGTTATTTGGATGAACCGGTCTTTATACAGAATAGAAGTTGGCGAACCGGTATTGTTGTCTACGTATGCGATCTGCAAATATCGCATTAATCCCGCAATAACAAAAATGCTGGTATAGTAAAGACGGTAGGTTTTAAAGCGGGCCATAGTCACCTGGTCCATTGTATACATCAGGTAAGCCACAATAATTACAGCGGAAACCAATGCAAGGGAAGTGTTCAGGAAGTCCATATTGTACCCTTTGGAAGCAATCCGCAGATCCTTTCCGGAGGCTATCTTCAGCACAACATCATCCCTTCTTTTAGCAATAGCCATAAATAGGGCTAGCAGGAACACCATGAGCATCAGCCATTCAGAAACCGGGATGTTGGCAACAGCACCACCTGCTTTGATCCGCAATACAAATCCTATGGCTACAATAAAGATGTCCAGGATCGAAATATTCTTTAATCCAAAAGAGTAAGCGAGGTTGAGAACGAAATACAAGCCCAGAATGAAGGTAAATTTCTGGTCGATAGAATAAGCAATTCCAAAACCAATAAGCACCAGCAAAGCAAAGATGATCAGTGCTGCGCTTTTTGAAACAGTGCCGGCCGCCAATGGGCGTTTGCTTTTGACGGGATGGGACCTGTCCGCCTCAATATCCCTGTAGTCGTTTATAATATAGATACTACTGGCCAGCAGGCTGAAACAAATAAAGCCATACAGCACCACCAGGAGTTTCTGCCCATTGAAGATCTCTCCAAAAAAAAAGAGCGGAATAAACAGGAATAAATTCTTCGCCCAGTGTTTTGGCCTTAATAATTTTAAGTATTGCACGGGATTAAACATTAATGCGAGGCAAGATACAATGAATCTGAGGAATAGTCACTATTTTTGGCCGCTATATATCACAATAACTTTATTTATAAAATGCTCCCCAACATGAAAGAACCGTTTCTTACCGGTCGCCGTGCAACTGTCATTGAATGTTTAATTATCATAGCGCTGGCCCTTGTACCTTTGTTTGTAACATTCCCTTACCGTGTAAACATCTTCCTTTCCTGGGAAGGCGCCTGGCGTATTTCTCAGGGGGAATTACCTTTCCGGGATTTTGGGTCGCCATTGGGTTTTGCCTACTGGCTGGTGCCTGCGTTCTTCTTTAAACTTTTCGGCCCTTCCATGATCTCGCTGGTAAAGGCGCAGGTATTCCTGAATATTATTGGCGGCCTGGCCTTCCGTTCTATATTAAGGAGTGTAGGCGCCCCGGTTGGGGTGAGGGTATTATCTGTATTGCTGTATGTACTCTCTTATTCCTTTTCCAATTTCTGGCCCTGGTACAATAACTCGGTGATCATCTTCCAGTTAGTAGGCCTGGCCTTTTTACTTTGTTCTCTTAAAGGCGGTAAATTCCGCTGGCTTACATTGTTTGCTGCTGCTTTTTTCACTTTCCTGAGCCTCTTTACCAAACAGGATGGCGGTGGCCTGGCACTCTTGGTTGCACTTGGGATACTTGGATATCATAGCCTTGTGGAGAAACGCTGGCAGGAACTGGCTGGCTTTATTGCGTTTTACATCGCAGTGGCCTGTGCTTTCATTTTACCATTTATCCCTTATGGTTTCGGTTACTGGTTCAACCACGGTCAGGCACCACATAGTTCCAGGCTGGCTGTAAAGGATTTTGCAGATGAAATCCTGATGGGGTCCCAGTGGCTCAAATTTTACTTCCTCCTGATCATACTTTTACTGGTACCGGCCTTGAGAAACTGGAAGGGGTTATGGAAGAATAAGCAACAAATGTTGTTCATTCTTGTAACCCTGGGCATGCTCATAGAGGCAGCGCTTTTCCAGGTAACCAGTTATACGCCACCAGACAACAATATCTTCTTTCACAGCTTCGCATTTGCTTTTATCCTCACTTATTTAGGAAGTTTACTTCAATTTAAAATGGAGGATTTTAAGCCCTTTGTATTGGCTGGACTGCTAATTTTGCTCTGGTGGTCAGGTACTTTCTATAAATACCTGGACAGAATAGTGGCACGCATCTTCCCTCCGGCAGAAATAACAAGCACTGGCGGAGAAAACATAATTACACGTAACACATTCATGATCAACCTGGATACAACGGATGTTTCAACTTCTGAATGGATCTTTTCACCCATTCCGGTATTTAAAAACATCTATATGCCACCTTCTACGGTATATGGTATGGACAGATTATTACTCTTACCTGAAGTTAAAACCAAAGGAAAAGAGTTAAAGTTATTGAACCTCACTGAGTTAACGCCGCTGGCAGCAGCTATGGGTTATAAGGAAGAAAAAGGCATGGATATTCCCTTATGGCATCATTTAGGTGTTGGGATGTTTAACAAGCAGTTGATGGAATATACGGAGAAGATCAGAACACAAAAGTATGATGTAGTATTGTTTGAATACGCACCTACATTGAATAACTTCTTCCCGTTTGCCCTGAGGGATGAGTTGAAAAAAAGCTATCGGCAGGTGGATTCTTTCTTAGCGCCCAGGAGACCAACAAATGCAACAATTGAAGTGTACGTAAGATAGGGGATCCCAATTCCCGGGATAAAAGGCAGTCCACATTATGGGCTGCCTTTTTCATGCACTCTTCTTTTATATCCCGATTAAAATACTATCAGGCACCCCTATTAATGCGTGCTTTAAGCTGCTATTTAACGTACTCATTATCAATTAAATAACCCCTTTTCTTTAAAGCCAGACATTGGGTTTGGAAAACAGTACATTATGCCTACCTTTGTATAACCAGCAAAACCAGTTTAGCCGGTTAGTATTTACAGATGTCCGAAGCTAAAACCATACAAACCATGCGCCTGGACGGCGGAATCGCCTGTCTCAACTTCGTCAATACAAAAGACAACCGAAGTAAGGAAACAGGTATTGACTACCTCAGCCAATACCGCGATCTGCTGGATCTCTGTGAACGCCTCGGACTCATGCCGGCGAAAACCCGCCAG
This DNA window, taken from Chitinophaga niabensis, encodes the following:
- a CDS encoding decaprenyl-phosphate phosphoribosyltransferase; translated protein: MQYLKLLRPKHWAKNLFLFIPLFFFGEIFNGQKLLVVLYGFICFSLLASSIYIINDYRDIEADRSHPVKSKRPLAAGTVSKSAALIIFALLVLIGFGIAYSIDQKFTFILGLYFVLNLAYSFGLKNISILDIFIVAIGFVLRIKAGGAVANIPVSEWLMLMVFLLALFMAIAKRRDDVVLKIASGKDLRIASKGYNMDFLNTSLALVSAVIIVAYLMYTMDQVTMARFKTYRLYYTSIFVIAGLMRYLQIAYVDNNTGSPTSILYKDRFIQITILLWILSFYVIIYLPTNKSFFE